In the Cytophagia bacterium CHB2 genome, GCGGGCGCAAAAGAATTGTCAATCGTCAAACGAAAACTGTAATATGCAAATTGGAAAGCCCTCGGGCGATCTCATCAGCAATCCGAACCTGGCGCCGTTGGTGGATATTGCGCTGGTGTTGGTGATTATTTTTATGGTGACGGCGCCGCTGTTGGATGTGCCGTCGAATATTGAAGTCGATTTGCCCAAAGCCGCCACCATTGAAGCGAAATCGCAGGACAATATTACCCTCACGCTGTCTCCCACCGGGCAAGCAGCAATCAATCAAAACGAGCTGCCGGTTGCCCGGCTGGGTCCGGCTTTGAAGGAAATGGTGGGCCGTCATCCCGATCGTCTCGTCGTCATTCGCGCGGATAAACAGGTGACGCACAAGCAGATTTTGGATTTGCTCGGACTGG is a window encoding:
- a CDS encoding biopolymer transporter ExbD → MQIGKPSGDLISNPNLAPLVDIALVLVIIFMVTAPLLDVPSNIEVDLPKAATIEAKSQDNITLTLSPTGQAAINQNELPVARLGPALKEMVGRHPDRLVVIRADKQVTHKQILDLLGLAKKSGAKRIAIATVQRR